The genome window CGCACCTGAGAGACCCTGTCAGGATGGCCTGTATGCGGGGATGGGAATCGTCTATGAGCCAGGCAGCCGGCAAGCGGCCAGAACATCTTTCGGCTTGCTGCCTGGGATAAAATCATGAAACTGCTGATACTTGGTATAAACTTCGCCCCGAAATGATTTCGACGGGGCTCTATACAACCGGCCTTGCCGAGGCGATGGCAGAGGCTGGCGATCAGGTCAGCGTGGTCACCGCCCAGCCCTATTTCCCGGCCTGGAAAGTGTTTCCCGGCCATTCGCGCTTTTTCTGGAGCCGGGGCGAACTGCCTTCGGGGGTCCGCTATATCCGCTGTCCGCATTACGTGCCGGCAAAGCCCACCGGCGCGCGGCGTATTCTGCACCATGCCAGCTTCGCGCTGACCTCCTTTCCGGTTCTGGCCTGGAAAGCCCTTATCGGGCGCCCCGATATGGTGCTGGTGATCGCGCCTGCGCTGCTGCCTGCCCCCTTCGCCTGGGCGCTGGCGCGGCTTTCGGGGGCGAAATGCTGGCTGCATGTGCAGGATTTCGAGGTCGAGGCCGCCTTTGCCACCGGCCTTCTGAAACCGGCCAGCCTTGCCGGCCGCCTGGCCCGGAAATTCGACCGCTGGATCCATCGCCGCTTTGACAGGGTCAGCACGATCTCGGGCCCGATGCTGCGCAAACTGTCGGAAAAAGGCCTGCCGCCCGGCCGCATTTTCGAACTGCGCAACTGGGCCAGGCTGGATGATGTCACGCCCCTGACCGGCCCGTCGCCTTACCGCGAGGAATTCGGCATCACCGAAGAGCATGTGCTGCTTTACTCTGGCAATATCGCGAATAAGCAAGGGCTTGAGATCCTTCCCGATGTGGCGCAACGGCTGGCGCATCGCAAGGATCTGCGCTTTGTGATCTGCGGCCAGGGGCCGTTCCTCGATGAGCTGAAGACGCTTTCCTCTGGTCTCGACAATATCTCCTTCTTCCCGCTGCAACCGCTGGAGCGGCTGGGGGATCTCCTGGGCCTTGCGAGCCTGCATCTCCTGCCCCAGATCGCGGGCGTCTCAGAATCGGTGCTGCCCTCGAAACTGACCAATATGCTGGCCTCGGGCCGCCCGGTTCTGGCCACCGCCGAGCCGGGCACCGCGCTGGCCGATGAGATCGCAGATTGCGGCAGTGTCACGCCGCCCGGCGATGCGGCAGCACTGGCAGAGGCGATTTCCGCGATGCTCGACAACCCTGAACAGCGCGAGGCCTGCGGGCTCGCCGCCCGGGCCCGCGCCCTGGAACATTGGGACAATAAGCGCATTCTCGAGCGCTTCCGCCTTGCCGCCCATGACCTGACCGGCCAGCCCCAGCCCATTGCCCATCCTGCCGCCAAAGCGACAGAAGCTTCCCTGATCAAGAGAACGAGACAGACATGAAAAAGGCCCTTATCACCGGCATCACAGGCCAGGACGGCTCTTACCTGGCCGAATTCCTGCTGGAAAAGGGCTATGAGGTGCATGGGATCAAGCGCCGTGCCTCGTCTTTCAACACGCAGCGTGTCGATCACATCTACCAGGATCCGCATGTCTCGAACGCGCATTTCCGGCTGCATTACGGCGATCTGACCGACAGTTCCAACCTGACCCGCATCCTGCAGGAAGTGCAGCCCGACGAGGTCTATAACCTCGGCGCGCAAAGCCATGTCGCAGTGTCTTTCGAGGCGCCGGAATATACCGCCGATGTCGACGGGATCGGCACTTTGCGCCTGCTGGAAGCGATCCGCTTCCTCGGGCTGGAGAAGAAGACCCGCTTCTACCAGGCCTCGACCTCCGAACTTTATGGCCTTGTGCAGGAGACCCCGCAGCGCGAGACCACGCCCTTCTGGCCCCGGTCTCCTTACGCGGTGGCCAAGCTCTATGCCTATTGGATCACGGTGAATTACCGCGAGGCTTACGGCATCTATGCCTGCAACGGCATCCTCTTCAACCATGAGAGCCCGCGCCGGGGCGAGACCTTTGTCACCCGCAAGATCACCCGCGGTCTCGCGAATATCGCCCAAGGGCTGGAGCCCTGTCTCTTCATGGGCAATATCGACAGCTTGCGCGACTGGGGCCATGCGAAAGACTATGTCCGGATGCAATGGATGATGCTGCAACAGGACGTGGCCGAGGATTTCGTCATCGCCACCGGTGTGCAATATTCGGTGCGCCAGTTCATCACCTGGTCGGCGCAGGAACTGGGGATCGAACTTGCCTTCACCGGCGAGGGTGTGAGCGAAATCGCCACCGTGGTCTCGGTCTCGGGCGACAAGGCGCCTGCGGTCAGGCCGGGCGATGTCGTCATGCGCATCGACCCGCGCTACTTCCGCCCGGCCGAAGTGGAAACCCTGCTCGGCGATCCGGCAAAGGCAAAAGAAAAACTCGGCTGGGTGCCCGAGATCACTGTTCAGGAAATGTGCTCCGAGATGGTGGCCGAAGACCTGAAAGTCGCAAAACGCCACGCCTTCCTGAAAGCCCACGGCCATGACGTGCAGGTAAGTGTCGAAGGTTAAGGGATGCGGCTCTGGCTATGGGTATTTACGGCGCCCGCGCCATCGAAACCTGTATGAGCCGCGCCCTTACGTCCAACATCATCGAGTGAGCCTTATATGAGCTACGATCTTTCCAACAAACGTATCTGGGTCGCAGGCCATCGTGGCATGGTTGGCGGCGCTGTGGTGCGGCGCCTGGCGTCTGAGGGCTGCGAAGTGATCACCGCCGGTCGCGATGTGGTGGACCTGGTCGATCAGGCTCAGGTCAAAGCCTGGATGGCAGAAACAAAGCCCGATGCCATCGTGCTGGCCGCCGCCAAAGTTGGCGGCATCAAGGCCAATAACGATTTTCCGGTCGACTTCCTCTATCAGAACCTGATGATTGAGACGAATATCCTCCAGGCCGCGCATGAGAATGACGTCGAACGGGTGCTGTTCCTCGGATCCTCCTGCATCTATCCGAAACTGGCGCCGCAGCCGATCCGCGAGGACAGCCTGCT of Gemmobacter sp. 24YEA27 contains these proteins:
- the gmd gene encoding GDP-mannose 4,6-dehydratase: MKKALITGITGQDGSYLAEFLLEKGYEVHGIKRRASSFNTQRVDHIYQDPHVSNAHFRLHYGDLTDSSNLTRILQEVQPDEVYNLGAQSHVAVSFEAPEYTADVDGIGTLRLLEAIRFLGLEKKTRFYQASTSELYGLVQETPQRETTPFWPRSPYAVAKLYAYWITVNYREAYGIYACNGILFNHESPRRGETFVTRKITRGLANIAQGLEPCLFMGNIDSLRDWGHAKDYVRMQWMMLQQDVAEDFVIATGVQYSVRQFITWSAQELGIELAFTGEGVSEIATVVSVSGDKAPAVRPGDVVMRIDPRYFRPAEVETLLGDPAKAKEKLGWVPEITVQEMCSEMVAEDLKVAKRHAFLKAHGHDVQVSVEG
- a CDS encoding WcaI family glycosyltransferase, which translates into the protein MISTGLYTTGLAEAMAEAGDQVSVVTAQPYFPAWKVFPGHSRFFWSRGELPSGVRYIRCPHYVPAKPTGARRILHHASFALTSFPVLAWKALIGRPDMVLVIAPALLPAPFAWALARLSGAKCWLHVQDFEVEAAFATGLLKPASLAGRLARKFDRWIHRRFDRVSTISGPMLRKLSEKGLPPGRIFELRNWARLDDVTPLTGPSPYREEFGITEEHVLLYSGNIANKQGLEILPDVAQRLAHRKDLRFVICGQGPFLDELKTLSSGLDNISFFPLQPLERLGDLLGLASLHLLPQIAGVSESVLPSKLTNMLASGRPVLATAEPGTALADEIADCGSVTPPGDAAALAEAISAMLDNPEQREACGLAARARALEHWDNKRILERFRLAAHDLTGQPQPIAHPAAKATEASLIKRTRQT